The Dreissena polymorpha isolate Duluth1 chromosome 2, UMN_Dpol_1.0, whole genome shotgun sequence nucleotide sequence ATGACTTTCATACAAGTATATGACCCATTCCATGACTTTCATACAAGTATATGACCCATTCCATGACTTATATACAAGTATATGACCCATTCCATAACTTTCATACAAGTATATGACCCATTACATGACTTTCATACAAGTAAATGACCCATTCCATGTCTTTTATACAAGTATATGACCCATTCCATGTCTTTTATACAAGTATATGACCCATTCCATGACTTTTATACAAGTATATGACCCATTCCATGTCTTTTATACTAGTATATGACCCATTCCATGTCTTTTATACAAGTTTATGACCCATTCCATGTCTTTTATACAAGTATATGACCCATTTCATGTCTTTCATACAAGTATATGACCCATTCCATGACTTTCATACAAGTATATGACCCATTACATGACTTTCATACAAGTATATGACCCATTCCATGACTTTCATACAAGTATATGACCCATTCCATGACTTTCATACAAGTATATGACCCATTACATGTCTTTTATACAAGTATATGACCCATTCCATgactttaacaataatatatcaCCTATTTCACGACTTTTACATTAGTTTATGACCTATTTCATGACTTTTGTACTTCTGTATGACCTTTTCCATGACCTTTACTACTATATGACCTATTCCATGACTTTTGTACTACTATACTTGTATGACCCATCCCATGACTTTTGAACTAGCATGTGACCCATTTAACGACTTTTGCACAAGTATGTGCAAATTCCATGACTTTTGTACAAGTATATGACCCATTCAGTAACTattatactagtacatgtatatgacaCATTTCATGACTTTTTTTTACTAGTATATGACCCATTCAACAACTTTTGTTCTAGTATATGTCCCATTCAACGACTTTAATACTAGTATTTGACACATTCTGTGAATTTTAGTAATAGGATTTGACGGATTCCATTACTTAAATACTAGAATGTGACCCACTCCATGACTTGTTTACCAGTATATGACACACTCCATGCCTGTTTTACTATCATATGAATAAAATTGGCTTGTTGTGTCACGGAAGGTTTCATGTatttaacttaataataatatttaaggtttgcTATCATGgtacatttatttatgttttaaaatatctcATTTGATTTTTacttaaatgtaatttaatgtgTTTGTACAGCAATTACAGATGGACAAACATTACCTGAATAATAGAAAAAACgttaatataaaaaacactaaATGACAGCAAGTAAATGTCAGACACTCTGCTTGaggtaaaaatacattttatttctcaATATATTTCAGGTAAGCCAGTCTTCGTTGTTGGAAAGCCAAAAAAATAAATGCAGCAACTAAAATTCAGTGGACTGATGCTGTAATGATGAAATGGACATCAAGATACAATGAAGACATCCCTGGTTTTAACTTATGCTGAAATTGAATAGTTATTCTGAATACAAACATTCGAATATTTTTGGTACATTTTGCTATTAGTGTACATAAATATTTGGTCTTCATTGATCTTTTTGGGAAGTGAGACCACTTTTTGTGGTAGGTGCATTTATAAAAAAGGCGCCAAACTGAACATTTTCAagcttttttatttctttttttacgttATCTTTGTCATTTTagataaattgtaaaatattttacatgtattacagTTTGCAAAATGTACGCTACAtgtaaaactttaaaattgtTTAGACTAGTCAAAtggtaaaatacatgttttattggtTTTTATAAGAAATGATGCCTTTATACTGATTGAGTTTTGTCTGTGatacatatttattgtatacattttgtattatagatttaacataatataaaattgttaacattattttaaaatatgcttaAGGTGATAGGAATTGTACTGTTTCCTTCATTGAAAAAAGAATGTATAAGTGTGAAATATTACCATTTTTACACacctaaatgtttttttattaaaacaatttgtaagtaaaaaatataatttatagaaGAAAATTAAAAGCATCAAcatatattgtgttgttttattttccaCAATGTCGAAAAATTAGAACACCTAATCATCAAGTAATTACCGTTAGTTTTATCTACACACGTGTATAGATGAATATATAggaaattattgttaaataatataactCTAAACTTTTCGAACTGGtcactttttatttcttatttcctCAAAACATTATAGACGAAATTTAATGATAATATCAATAAGTTACAATACAATACTCTGCCATTTTTTTTACAGCGCTCATAGTACCGAGGTACCGGTAATTAGAAAAGTTAACATAGATATCATACGTCTTGTTAAGTTTGTTTACTTTCATAAAAGTATCCTCTCAGATTAGAAAGTCGCAAAAGTTAATAATGCTAGAGTCAAACTAGTATTTAAAATTAATACCAATAACTAAATTGTGGTTATAAAACAACTGATATAGTTTCGAAGCTTTAACGTCAAACTACAGAATAACGCAAATGCATTCATCAATAACATCGCGCAATAAAATTGTTTGTAATCTCATATTTTTATATGCTTATTTATTTGATGTCAATTGTTAGTAGTGGATTAGGTAGCGTGATAAACAGATGGTTATGTGTTGAGCTTACTGAAGTTGTTATCACAGTATATTTCAAGCGCGGTCGTAAATCGACTTCTCCAGTTTTGaaatcttgtttttaaatgttctCATTCAAATTGACGCTAATTTCGTTTCTCAATCCGCACGAAAATGGATTCCTAACATCAAAAGAGATTTGTTTCCACTGCAGCTTCCAAATAGTGTTAATGCTTTCAGCCTTTCTGAACTGCACTTTTGCCACCAATCCAAATGAATTATGTATATTCTAAGTTAACCTTAAGTTCTGCTACAATATCAAAGGCTAGAAATGTTTATGCCATTTCATTTATGAATGTGATGAGCCGTCTTTGATTACAGCAGTGTCGTCTGCAAATGAAGATATTTTATGTTCGacgtttttaatatttatacagttgatatttttatttcctCTGATGCACTAGCAGGAATAAGGATCGCTCTGTCTGCAACCGCGTTGAATGTTAAAGAATTCTGAATTCAGGATTGTATCCGTTTTGAATTACAGCAGACGAtggaaaatatttgtaaaaaagctTTTAAGATATATATGATTATGCATTGAGTTCGAGTATCATAGAAAGAACTAATGGAATTACCCTTTCCGCACACGAGACCACACAACTTTGCGTGACTTAAACTCGGTCATTGTAGCTCCCGGCCTGACTGCTTGGACGCTGGTCTGGAGATATTTATTGTGGACGAATATATATGTCCTTATACACGCGATTCGTGAGCAGCATGCCGTGACACCAGCTGGTCACTGGGAAACAGCATTTAACCATCGGTCATAACGCCAAATGTTTCCACTGAAATATGtagtttaaatgaaatatattaactTTTGTGGCTAGCTATCATATCCGAATCAATTCATGTACCCTATTTGTCATTATTTTCACAGCATTAACACTGCCTAAGCAAATATAATTCTTGAAACAAAGAGTAGTCAAATGATTGAAACatgcatttgtgaacaaaattGAGCATCTTAGCAACAGTAATCTTAACTACTAACTACCTTCTTCTGGCATATGTTCAGAATTCAGTTAGCGCCATATTCAATTTAGTACCTCGACCTTAGAGGTAGACGCACGAAAAGTaaagcgacgcacgatacgacaTTCTAAAACGACAATTGACATATTAAAACGACACGCgatatttgaatatttggttGTCGCAATTAAACTTGTCGAGTGCATGGAAAGTAAAGTGTGAATCGTCTTAAATTGTCGCAAGCCGTTGAAAGTGTCGCAGTAGATGTGTCGTGCGTCGCTTTGTATGCTAACCTTAAACGGCAAAAGGCGACAGCCAAAATGGCATGGCAGAATTCCGTCTCCATTCGACGTATATATACATGAAGCTGTCAGCAGCGTTGCGTCGATTTGGCAATAATTTGGAGTCTCGGGGTCTAAATTCAACTCCTGCTATACAAAAGCTCACACACACTAATGATGTTAAAGGTGCTACAATGTTATCTCAATAGCAGCACCATAATGGCAAGTGGTGACAacaactgctactgcttcggGCTTTTTTACTTTGTCAAACAACAGGGCCTACTTTGTGTGCACGTCAACAGCTGGACAGCCTAGGCGATTGTAGTCCTAGGAGTCAGGCAGCGAGTGAGATGGTGGAATCCAGCACACGGTATATATACAGTTGTTCGTGAAAATCAGCCAATGTACTGGAAGCACTTAAGTCATAATCGGAGTCAAGTAAACAGGTTTGTGTGACTATTGCATAAAAATGGTTTGGTTGTTTAACAACTTCTGATATGCCTATATGATTGCGCTTTAACGCAACAAGGTTAAATTTTACAATTGTGTTTGCACAATTCGTCTTTTTCGAGCAGTTGTATTTGCCTTATGAAGcagaatgtatttatatatttttgttatgagCTGAGGTACATTTTAAAGTGTCTGCTTAGCGCACTGGTTGGTAAGGCGCTTCTATACCTAGGCGACCCGAGTTGACTTTTCATGTTCCGACGCATGTGCACTTCGGTTGGCGGTAACCACAGCAGCAGTATCATCTTAGTTCTCGATTCCCCGTCCCAATAAAAGAATAAGGTAAAACTCGCAATAGTTCAGTTCAAAATTGATAGAATTTGctaaaaatcttttttaaacatcttccaAATTTTCGCGAGTCAATTAAGTTAGTTTCGTGAGATAAAACGCTCTGACGATCATCACATAATGAAGACTTCGAAATACATgttattaaacaatgttattCGCTGCTTACCACAAACAGGAACATATTTAACATGTATGTGTTAATAGGTCCCTGTCCTGTTTTAAAGTAGGCCTAATTAAGTTGTTTCTTCATTTTAGTGATTTTCACATAATGACCAAGAAAATCATTTTCCTCGTGATACAGTTTGCCGTAACAACCGTCTTCGCCGACGACCAAGAATGCAATGAGCTTGGGTGAGATCGTAAATAAACGATGTTTTCACTAAACTTGTACTTTCTTCATAAAAAAGACGAAAACAAATTTGTGTGATGTGACATGTCTAACAAAacgaattattttaatttgtattacaaGGTATGGTCTGTAATAATCTTCGTTAAGATCAGCCAGTGCCTTTTGTTATATTAAGTATTAAGtttacttttaaatattttaaccatGTACAGTCGCCAATGGCTTAATTATATATTACAAGTTATGGTGTTATTTTTATGATTACTGTTCTCTTGTAGGGACTGTGACTGTGGGGATGTGTGTCATGATGGAAAATGTGTGGCAGGTACGCTTTTATTCAAATAACATGTTTGTacatgttaatgtattatatatcgTACTTGCATTATTTGATAAAACCATCAAACAAAACCCGATGGCAACACACATCAGTGTTACATATATCGCGTTCATGcgaattgcaaaaaaaaactcACACAAAATAAGTTTGCGTGTACATCTAGCTGTTATATAGCACACGTTGCTGTATTTGGTTCAATATATACGCCATTTAATGTACAGTATGTCTAGGGCAATGTTATATGTTCCAATGTATTCACACAAAATGCATGTACCTTTCCATTTCATTGATTTTATCGTACTATATTTGCTTATGTTATCATATGTAACGAACTTTAGTATTCATTATGGTGAACTATCACTTGTATCCCCACTGTGTTCGCGTCCAGGTTGCCACGTTTACGACGTGTTCGTCGCCGCCGGAACTCAGCGCACGGTGTATGGACGCCGCTGTCAGTGCGACTCGGACACAGATCCTCACGGCAGGGCTGTGAAGGTATATAATGTAGCCATAAGTAGGAGTGTTCTCTTGTGGCACGTGATTAAGTGATCAAGTGATCTAGGTGCGATCGTACACAGGTTTTTTCTTGATAATTCTAGACCAGTTCATTTGATGGAATGTACATTACGTATATTGCGATTCCAATTAACGTATTTTGCAAGGTTCATAGATTCTTATAAACGTGTTTTGCAATGTTCATAGATTCTTATTATCGTGTTTTGCAATGTTCATAGATTCTTATTATCGTGTTTTGCAATGTTCATAGATTCTTATTATCGTGTTTTGCAATGTTCATAGATTCTTATTAACGTGTTTTGCAATGTTCATATATTCTTATTAACGTGTTTTGCAATGTTCATAGGTTCCAATTAACGTGTTTTGTAATGTTCACAGTGCGCAGAGGGAGTTGCATTCGAGGGTAACCCGATCCATCACATGATGTACACCCCGAACCCCCGTTGCTATCATTCCGACGACGCACCAACTGCTTAGGAGAAAAGGAGCTTGTTCCCCTTTCCACAACCCGTCGTCAGCATGTCCGTTTTGTGCATGACTCGTACATGCAatgtatttaacattaaaacacaTATGAAAACCTCACTGCGGTTGTTTCTAATATTAATgtaaaacttttattttactttacttttgttttatttaatgggTTTTATAATAGCGAAAATGAGCGCACACGGTTTATTTGCATTTAGATACGCTGAACTTCGAATAAACGTCACACATGTACTCACAAAAATATTCTCCGTAAATCAGGGATGACAGCAGTATAAATTTTTTAGAATTTAGACGTCTGGGTAGTTATATCACTCCTAAAAAAGGTCGAAGATGCTCACCCCGAAGATGTCGTTGAGTACATGACAGGGGATTGCCCCAGTTATTGATTTACAACGGCAtgctaatttatttattattttactatatttttttcggcgttagctgtttaacgtcacttttgaccttaggtgacttTTAATCCCAttcataacaagaaatatctttaaaaaagatatacggcgttgattgtggtcgatgtttacaaagacctatagatgttatctataggtctttgatgtttatgaacgatcaaaagttatctctatgagataaaaagtagcggatgccttttttctgcgcagttcttagctacatcacaagcaaatcaattacggggtgttgcgccagatttcgtggcttattttgctttatgtgatattattactcagatatctatatttacagaatagaaaaacataagaaacatgaaaataaacgagtgcatataggtcagccggcaatactcgaatcttatttaattgcataattatagtatataatgaattattgtgctcatgcttaataaactggtctaaatggataaatatttctaattaattttatcaaaattggtccttatcatgcaaatgttgaaaacatattaaaaatcgatgattgacataccacaataatatcgccgaatatctttatttagtatctttctgatcaaaacagacttcaagtgcacaaagtttacgagacggcgtttatataaagatttctgcaactgaccgcaaactgaccttgataccttgcggattggaatgcaaagttaggtaacaattctgctgctaaaacgacggcttgtttacgccaactgtacacgaccaagacaacagctgtgcctaaaatattgatacatcgacaaagcgactaaacgaactatttactcaatcagacaaaaatagcatagattccaattttttccttcaatgaaaagatcgcaaccccttctgcgaactccggtgatgaactgtatataaactctgactttcacacactggccgcgaattgacccgaaacctcgcgggttgaaatgcaatgcaagtaagtacttaatatgagaatatagcctttagtataaacgcttttgcgctggtaattctctgaaaataaaaggtgaatgcacaaactgtatttatgtcgaaaattgattgtaaaactgttctatctattgagccttttcattagagataaaattgtttcatgcagtaaaacagtgttacaaagacgcggatatgtttccaatgttctggtgttatactcaaatcagccaatggaataaatgaagtgtattcattcgtacctagccgcgggaaattttatttgaatattattggacacttacaaaggtcaagtcagggtgaaaagctggcttaatacagcttacgccgaaaaatgccCGCGGCTAGACACAGATGACACTTaatttagtccattggctgatttgagaataccaccagaacattggaaacgtGAACGCGTCTATTtattactgcgtgttcagcatgaaataattttatctcttatgaaaaggcatcccagcaaacaatctatatgggacccatatgggtcccatgtgggcacctatatgggccccatgtgggctgccaacatgggacccagatgggaagtgcaaccgggctccacatgggtcccatctgggctgccccatttaagtatatggggcagcccagatgggacccatatggagcccggttgcactacccatctgggtcccatgttggcagcccacatggggcccatataggtgcccacatagGACCAACATGGGcatcccttttactcaatatgggctacatacgggtagcccttttactcaatatgggctacatacgggcagcATTGCACTAAATATGGGCTACAAACTGgtagcattgtattcaatatgggtacacagagcctgtaaaattttggacaacgcattaatggaaattcaggttatgttagaaataatatgtaggctgcaaacatgaaatactgtgtgttcaaattgaacatcagacaaaagattcttgtacatgtacttccaatttcattttttaaaatgttttatctatttcttcttGCTGGAACAGACTGATATCAAAGGGTTTAAGAGCTTAATAGCATTATCCTGCAAgaaatacaaggtttttgttaaaagacttaaaaatttattaaagtactctcaacttttattcacataaaagtattacacacatatacatggattcatacatacatagcaggaggatcccacgttaactattctaccagaaaattctaaaataatatggtgattcctaactttttgaatgtaacatgagcaaaaatatttaacatgaagatgctaacaaaaacatgtttctatctaatgttctatccgcatggagtaatgttactcataatctataaacccaaaccaacagtaaaactattttatggaacaataaagacataacttcaaacaataagacgtttttctataacattatatatgtcaTCCAGTTATacgactatagaattaaggacttctattattttgatattaaatatatattacatatacagaataccttcaagtattttcctgatgTTCTACACATTACTACAAAGCATAcctatgcagagctccagataagggtcgtattttcgtaattgcgaattattttcaagcccgttacatatttattttaaaatcttgtcataccatttagaattacaaaatcaagttacgaatattatttttacatcggttcgtatcgatttttattgagttcttttcacATATTTAAGATAATTGCGgtgcttacatgtatatagaaaaaaaagaatggttatcaggtttgtttaacaaagcgcattttttccaataaaagcggcgtatacagtctatctgtttaaaaacaatggcagcgcccagagagcgtcctaaaaaactgcaaagcgtccaaaaacacgcttttaacatattgtacacaaagtgagccaaagttaaatgtttagaaagacattatagaaaagatcttatacgatgttgtatttTCAGTTGctgacacagtcggaaaagctaaacaaaaatgcaacacgacgggtccaaacttaaacacacaaaaaacattgaacgagtggaagggacaagtcccatGGCTAAtggttgaaaagattgaaggggagacccgttttaattctgaaatatgtaaaaattcatctaaagCATGCAATCtgagcacagtttgggcatatgaaggtttttgaaaaataaaattgtataatactgaaaagacactgttgaactagtataaataaagttgctagtatgtttattttgattttttttgcatgaaaataaccattattatttatttttaggtcatttacaaaaaataagaattattttccaaaactaagtagtaacgttaagaataaaatttcagagttaagaattctttttgaaaatctggtagtaatttaagaatttcacaaaaccttatctggagctctgcccatgcatattaaatctttaaccaatacaaataacacaccatgtactcaaagaacattagtagaaaacatacttgcaagactatacaaaatattttataaactacaaattaaaaaccctgcagaAAAATCCAAAgctcaaataaatggcaaatcctttttcgagaacaagtccacattattatctttgatatcttcatacattctagTGTTTTCCGTAACTGcacacgatatatatatatatgtcttttaaaaccttcaaaaactggaatgctgtttcttcttttgcaaaggaatatataccgtttcatttccagataaaaaagATTGTATGCTTTCTTAGAAGATGAGCCTTAAAGGAATGGTTCAGGATCAATGGATAAAAAACTGtcaattacatttacaacattgcttaatatatttgataaaaaagcttgaactatgcagcagtcctagaaaagatggatcgtagcttcatcaccaagatgctcttcaaactcatccatttgctcaaatgttccaattggaagactgatgttctctggcagttgcattggctcgtcatcagtagctgacctagccaagagccactgcagcatccgcttcatttccctgttctcatctctcattgtttccaacaccgttaaaatctgtgtaactgcATCTGACGACAGAGTAAAAAACAACTGTACCttaaattatgttgacaataatatatatcacagcTGGGTCGGATATAATTATATCGGATGTGTGCCAATATAACGGTGGCGGGCCCGATTTGTGCCAACAGCTGTTGTACAGCTAGGGCTGATTATAGCAACTTGCACCTATATGCCCGTCAAcatcaatttgtttcttttataagaagaagtatgtattattatagatcactaaatgactgtgtattttatattttttaagttggattATCTGtttccatcaattatttatgtaattaaatatcaggtattttttttaagcagtaattccaaaactgaaattattttaagttaaagtttCAAGCACAAAAATCAGTTACTTTGTCCTATGAACTGTTTTTGGGAAGGCTCTTCAGCTGCCTGGACTTAATGGGAGTGACCGGCCTCTGTCATGCACTGCTGGACATTCCTTGTAAATACAATGTTGGCAAATGAGGCtgtggtgaatattttattttctgaaataaatttgtacaataaacattacgaatttaattatttcttaatacacagacttttttaatattctgcaaatatgtgtttaaataatcattaaaatttgcccacaggcagacaaccttggcttgcgtgcaagtaatcaaagatctataaaaaaaacattatattatacgtcTTTGATGTAAtacgtttaaattaataatatcaaTGTATGAGATAAGTAAGATTCTCATGCATTAGCATGATTACTCATTAAGTGTTCCATTTTTTCAGACAtgcgcctgtctgctataaatagtttgtattgaattttaggcAGAATCAAGTTGAATTAAGCAGTTTAACTAAGAGATTGATCTATGGCGACAATCGAACGTAACgacttacgtcgcgaaaatacatgacaaaTGCAAAGCGAATAAAAAATCTCATAATTTGCAgttcaaattattaaacacacaggcattcattgaagtaacagataaataaataatgcgtgatcagcaatatatatctgattttaaaataaatatataattgcgtgtataatatcacaatttaacaaattaccCGTTTCGAGtgattttgttttgaatgttttcgcgAGGCGGAATTAACGTCTGCGCATGCgcattttgtttaaatactttatttttctgcgcgattatttaaattaaaattatctcttgaaaataactacatattaatcatagtatatacataattgaaaacatagcaatatcaaaaacagaattttcaaaaaatgtgcgcccgatagctgattttgtcctttgttgggcggcccaaatgggacccgtatgggacccatatgggctgcatattatttgcttatgcattgattgtatattttttggtaaaatattagcagttgagatcaagtttgtcatacatacgttttaagaaattagtttttaatcaaataaataaaagttcatATCTTTTTcttgatagcgcaataatatgggacccttaagggcattcccatatgggcttacccatataggtcccaaatgactcccatttgggcttacccatatgagtttgcccagaaacagcccggtaGATGATTTTGtgctttgttgggcggcccaaatgggacccatatgggacctatatggactgcatattatttgattatgcattgattttctatttttgggtaaaatattagcagtttagatcagcatacgttttaagaaatgagtttttaatcaaataaatacaagtttacatctttttcgtgatagcgcaataatatgggacctatatgggacccttatcggcattcccacatgggcaagcc carries:
- the LOC127870349 gene encoding uncharacterized protein LOC127870349 isoform X1, translated to MYWKHLSHNRSQVNSDFHIMTKKIIFLVIQFAVTTVFADDQECNELGDCDCGDVCHDGKCVAGCHVYDVFVAAGTQRTVYGRRCQCDSDTDPHGRAVKCAEGVAFEGNPIHHMMYTPNPRCYHSDDAPTA
- the LOC127870349 gene encoding uncharacterized protein LOC127870349 isoform X2 yields the protein MTKKIIFLVIQFAVTTVFADDQECNELGDCDCGDVCHDGKCVAGCHVYDVFVAAGTQRTVYGRRCQCDSDTDPHGRAVKCAEGVAFEGNPIHHMMYTPNPRCYHSDDAPTA